A region of Saccharococcus thermophilus DNA encodes the following proteins:
- a CDS encoding DUF4411 family protein, with protein sequence MSSSHKFVIDTNVFIEAYNRYYSFDIAPSFWNAVLQHAENGNIISIDRVKQEINNFHKDDELSKWVNHHFAQWFESTDKVEVISTYREIITWAVQQDQYFDIAKSEFASAADSWLIAFAKTYNFTVVTHEQFHPDSKRRIFIPNVCHAFNVPYSDTFDMLRRLSIKF encoded by the coding sequence ATGAGTTCTAGCCATAAGTTTGTGATCGATACGAACGTTTTTATTGAAGCCTATAACAGGTATTATTCTTTTGATATCGCTCCTTCCTTTTGGAATGCCGTGCTTCAACATGCCGAAAACGGTAACATAATAAGCATTGATCGTGTTAAACAAGAAATTAATAACTTTCATAAAGATGATGAATTAAGCAAATGGGTCAATCATCATTTTGCCCAATGGTTCGAGTCGACCGATAAGGTGGAGGTTATAAGCACATATCGGGAAATTATTACTTGGGCTGTTCAGCAAGATCAATATTTTGATATCGCAAAAAGTGAGTTTGCTAGTGCAGCAGATAGTTGGTTAATAGCGTTCGCAAAGACATACAATTTTACAGTCGTGACACATGAACAATTTCATCCTGACTCCAAAAGGAGAATTTTTATTCCTAATGTTTGTCACGCTTTCAATGTGCCCTACTCGGATACCTTTGACATGTTGCGTCGCTTAAGTATAAAATTTTGA
- a CDS encoding Piwi domain-containing protein, producing the protein MNHYYFSECKANEKASDIPIHLYTVPLSNPHEKYSYAHSIAYELRKLNSYITVAAHGQYIASFEEICHWGDHRYIQHEHRPIQCSLPMERTILEKLLKKELENRCKSSYKMDNDLFRLANEQSMHVGEISIHPAIYISFSVEENGDIFVGFDYQHRFEYRKTLQDVINNDPSLLKEGMEVVDPFNRRAYYYTFVGMADYTAGQKSPFLQQSVIDYYLEKNELWKLKGVHEKTPVVHVKNRDGHLLPYLPHLLKLTCSYEQLPPSMTKKVNRLIKLSPHEKMFKLYTEAFRLLGQQQVLTFKKENVRAVNLGYDVNELDSPLMAFGQGYKTNEIYRGLKQSGVYEPSDVAVSFFVDPQLNYDLQKRKEVGCFVKKLESMSEALGVKLNVSDQPRQLYGQLPKDFFRQDNLSYYLKSITDQFRGTVVVVIGTEENIDRAYVAIKREFGGKEDLMTQFVGFTSSLVTENNIFHYYNILLGIYAKAGVQPWILASPMHSDCFIGLDVSHEHGKHASGIIQVIGRDGKIIKQKSVATAEAGEIIANSTMEEIVNESIYSYEQIYGAKPRHITFHRDGACREDLEFLQAYLRSFQIPFDFVEVIKKTRRRMAVYSNRKWMTKQGVYYSKGNMAYLCATDPKEAVGMAQPIKIVQKTNGLSIHEIVSDIYKLSFMHIHSMLKTRLPITIHYADLSSTFHNRGLIHPRSKHERALPFV; encoded by the coding sequence GTGAACCACTATTATTTTTCTGAATGTAAAGCGAATGAAAAAGCGTCGGATATTCCCATTCATCTTTATACGGTTCCTTTATCTAATCCGCACGAAAAATATTCTTATGCTCACTCGATCGCTTATGAACTGAGAAAGCTAAATTCGTACATAACGGTGGCGGCGCACGGACAGTATATAGCGTCGTTTGAAGAGATTTGTCATTGGGGAGATCATCGTTATATTCAGCACGAACATCGGCCCATTCAATGTTCTTTGCCTATGGAAAGAACAATTTTAGAAAAATTATTAAAGAAAGAATTAGAGAATCGTTGTAAAAGCAGCTATAAGATGGATAACGACTTATTCCGTTTAGCCAATGAACAGTCTATGCATGTCGGTGAAATTAGCATTCATCCGGCGATCTATATTTCCTTTTCAGTCGAAGAAAATGGAGATATTTTCGTCGGTTTTGATTATCAGCACCGTTTTGAATATCGAAAAACATTGCAAGATGTGATCAATAATGATCCATCGCTTCTCAAAGAAGGAATGGAGGTTGTCGATCCATTTAATAGACGAGCATACTATTACACTTTTGTGGGGATGGCTGACTATACAGCCGGGCAAAAAAGTCCGTTTTTACAACAAAGTGTCATTGATTATTACTTAGAAAAAAATGAACTGTGGAAGCTAAAAGGGGTTCATGAAAAAACACCGGTTGTACATGTAAAAAACAGAGACGGTCATCTTCTTCCTTATTTGCCCCATTTATTAAAGTTAACTTGTTCATATGAGCAATTGCCGCCATCGATGACGAAAAAAGTGAATCGCCTGATTAAGCTGTCACCACATGAAAAAATGTTTAAGCTTTATACAGAAGCGTTTCGCTTACTTGGGCAACAACAAGTGTTGACGTTCAAAAAAGAAAATGTGCGGGCGGTTAATCTAGGCTATGATGTTAATGAGCTGGATTCCCCACTGATGGCGTTTGGACAAGGATATAAAACAAATGAGATTTATAGAGGGCTCAAGCAGTCGGGAGTGTATGAACCGAGCGATGTAGCTGTTAGTTTTTTTGTTGATCCACAGTTGAACTATGACCTACAAAAACGAAAAGAAGTAGGATGTTTTGTAAAAAAGCTAGAATCAATGTCTGAAGCACTTGGAGTAAAGCTTAATGTTTCCGATCAGCCGCGCCAACTATACGGTCAATTGCCAAAAGACTTTTTTAGGCAAGATAACCTGTCGTATTATTTGAAATCCATTACTGACCAGTTCCGTGGAACGGTAGTAGTGGTCATTGGAACAGAGGAGAATATTGACCGCGCATATGTGGCGATTAAAAGAGAATTTGGTGGAAAAGAAGACTTAATGACGCAATTTGTTGGGTTCACTTCTTCTTTAGTTACGGAAAATAATATTTTTCACTACTATAATATTTTGCTGGGGATTTATGCTAAGGCAGGAGTTCAGCCTTGGATCTTGGCCAGCCCGATGCATTCAGATTGCTTCATTGGCTTGGATGTCAGCCATGAACACGGAAAGCACGCCTCTGGAATCATTCAAGTTATTGGACGCGATGGGAAAATCATTAAACAAAAATCAGTTGCCACGGCGGAAGCAGGGGAAATAATCGCCAATTCCACAATGGAAGAGATTGTGAATGAAAGCATATACAGCTACGAACAAATATATGGAGCGAAGCCGCGGCATATTACTTTTCACCGCGATGGCGCTTGCCGGGAGGATTTAGAGTTTTTGCAAGCTTATTTGCGGTCTTTTCAAATTCCTTTTGATTTTGTGGAAGTCATCAAAAAAACGCGAAGACGAATGGCTGTTTACTCCAACCGAAAATGGATGACAAAGCAAGGGGTATATTATTCGAAAGGAAACATGGCGTATTTATGCGCGACGGACCCGAAAGAGGCAGTCGGCATGGCCCAACCGATTAAAATTGTGCAAAAAACAAACGGTTTATCGATTCATGAGATTGTCTCCGATATATATAAGCTATCGTTTATGCATATTCATTCCATGCTGAAGACACGTTTGCCGATTACGATCCATTACGCCGATTTGAGCTCTACTTTCCATAACCGAGGGCTCATTCATCCGCGTTCAAAGCATGAACGGGCATTGCCGTTTGTGTGA